In Pseudomonas sp. ADAK18, a single window of DNA contains:
- a CDS encoding DNA polymerase III subunit chi, whose amino-acid sequence MDTPNPLKPSDHLLDDLESIRQLLGDDDNLQTPSLTEPASDVQIPLLFDMVGGKPAPVPVESPVVAADPIPAAAPAQAPAAEPEAAKAPDALLLHLDNELRAAAQLIMQDVIDDFAPHIETEIKRRLDARMERLLSQYQN is encoded by the coding sequence ATGGACACTCCAAACCCGCTAAAACCGTCTGACCATCTGCTGGACGACCTTGAGTCGATCCGCCAGTTGTTGGGTGATGATGACAACCTGCAAACACCGTCGCTGACCGAACCAGCCAGTGATGTACAAATTCCCTTGCTGTTCGACATGGTCGGCGGCAAACCTGCGCCTGTCCCGGTCGAATCGCCCGTTGTAGCAGCAGACCCGATCCCGGCCGCCGCGCCAGCACAAGCTCCGGCCGCCGAACCCGAGGCCGCAAAAGCCCCGGACGCCCTACTGCTGCACCTGGACAACGAACTGCGCGCCGCTGCGCAATTGATCATGCAAGACGTGATCGACGATTTTGCCCCGCACATCGAAACCGAGATCAAGCGTCGGCTGGATGCGCGCATGGAGCGGCTGCTGAGCCAATATCAGAACTGA
- a CDS encoding leucyl aminopeptidase yields MELVVKSVSPETLKTATLVVAVGEGRKLGVAAKQLDELSGGAISAVLKRGDLAGKVGQSLLLQSLPNLKADRVLLVGVGKEAELGDRPFRKIISGVLNTLKGLGGSDAALALDEIVVKGRDSYGKTRLLAETLADGEYTFDQFKSQKAEPRALKKVTLLTIKAAQAEVERAVTHAQAIAGGMAFTRDLGNLPPNICHPTYLGEQAKALGKAFKGLKVEVLDEKKIKELGMGSFYAVGQGSDQPPRLIVMQYNGGKKSEKPFALVGKGITFDTGGISLKPGLGMDEMKYDMGGAASVFGTLRAVLELKLPINLVCILACAENMPSGGASRPGDIVTTMSGQTVEILNTDAEGRLVLCDALTYAERFKPQAVIDIATLTGACVVALGAHTSGLLGNNDELIEQLLSAGKQADDRAWQLPLFDEYQEQLDSPFADIANIGGPKAGTITAACFLSRFAKNFNWAHLDIAGTAWTSGGKDKGATGRPVPLLTQYLLDRAKA; encoded by the coding sequence ATGGAACTGGTTGTAAAAAGCGTTAGCCCGGAAACGTTGAAAACTGCCACCCTCGTGGTCGCTGTCGGCGAAGGCCGCAAGCTTGGCGTAGCCGCTAAACAGCTGGATGAATTGAGCGGTGGCGCCATCAGCGCCGTACTCAAGCGCGGCGACCTGGCCGGCAAAGTCGGTCAGAGCCTGCTGCTGCAAAGCCTGCCCAACCTGAAAGCCGATCGTGTATTGCTGGTGGGCGTGGGCAAGGAAGCCGAACTGGGCGACCGTCCGTTCCGCAAGATCATCAGCGGCGTGCTCAATACCCTCAAAGGCCTGGGTGGCAGCGATGCAGCGCTGGCCCTGGACGAAATCGTGGTCAAGGGCCGCGACAGCTACGGCAAGACCCGTCTGCTGGCGGAAACCCTGGCTGATGGCGAATACACCTTCGACCAGTTCAAGAGCCAGAAAGCCGAGCCCCGCGCCCTGAAGAAAGTCACCCTGCTGACCATCAAGGCCGCCCAGGCTGAGGTTGAGCGCGCCGTGACCCACGCCCAGGCGATTGCCGGCGGCATGGCCTTCACTCGCGACTTGGGCAACCTGCCACCGAACATCTGCCACCCAACCTACTTGGGCGAGCAAGCCAAGGCGTTGGGCAAGGCATTCAAGGGCCTGAAAGTCGAAGTCCTTGATGAAAAGAAAATCAAGGAGCTGGGCATGGGCTCGTTCTATGCCGTGGGCCAGGGCAGCGACCAGCCGCCACGCCTGATCGTCATGCAATACAACGGCGGCAAGAAGTCCGAGAAGCCATTCGCCCTCGTCGGTAAAGGCATCACCTTTGATACCGGCGGCATCAGCCTCAAGCCTGGCCTGGGCATGGACGAGATGAAGTACGACATGGGCGGCGCTGCCAGCGTCTTCGGTACCCTGCGCGCCGTGCTGGAACTCAAACTGCCGATCAACCTGGTGTGCATCCTGGCCTGTGCCGAGAACATGCCGAGCGGCGGCGCGTCCCGTCCGGGCGACATCGTCACCACGATGAGCGGCCAGACCGTGGAAATCCTCAACACCGACGCCGAAGGCCGCCTGGTGCTGTGCGACGCCCTCACCTACGCCGAACGCTTCAAGCCACAAGCCGTGATCGACATCGCTACCCTTACCGGTGCCTGCGTGGTCGCCCTGGGCGCTCACACGTCGGGCCTCCTGGGTAACAACGATGAGTTGATCGAGCAACTGCTCAGCGCCGGCAAGCAGGCCGACGACCGCGCCTGGCAACTGCCGTTGTTCGACGAGTACCAGGAACAGTTGGACAGCCCGTTCGCTGACATCGCCAACATCGGCGGCCCGAAAGCCGGCACCATCACCGCGGCCTGCTTCCTGTCGCGCTTCGCCAAGAACTTCAACTGGGCCCACCTGGACATCGCCGGCACGGCCTGGACCAGTGGCGGCAAGGACAAGGGCGCCACTGGCCGTCCCGTTCCACTGCTGACCCAGTACCTGTTGGATCGCGCCAAAGCCTGA
- a CDS encoding DNA polymerase III subunit chi → MTQVDFYILPSADPSARLDFACKLTEKAWRMGHRIYLHCSDATQRDELDARLWRFKGESFVPHGPAEVEPDGLVVLGLGDNCGDHHDLLVNLDLKVPAFAKGFARIAEVVVEDPAIRQAARESFRFYREQGYPLQDHRLQRL, encoded by the coding sequence ATGACCCAAGTCGACTTCTATATATTGCCCAGCGCCGATCCTTCGGCACGCCTGGACTTTGCCTGCAAACTCACTGAAAAAGCCTGGCGCATGGGCCACCGCATCTACCTGCACTGCAGCGATGCCACCCAACGCGACGAGCTTGATGCCCGCCTGTGGCGGTTCAAGGGTGAAAGCTTCGTGCCTCATGGCCCCGCAGAAGTAGAGCCCGATGGTTTGGTTGTACTGGGTTTGGGCGACAATTGCGGCGATCACCATGACCTGCTGGTCAACCTGGACCTGAAAGTACCCGCCTTCGCCAAGGGGTTCGCCCGTATAGCGGAAGTGGTGGTGGAAGATCCGGCTATTCGTCAGGCCGCGCGGGAGAGTTTCCGTTTCTACCGCGAACAGGGCTATCCTCTGCAAGATCACCGATTACAGCGACTCTGA